The DNA window gtatctttatctgaagttttgttttgtctgttgtcttccacaacctggctaatgtggaaatattttgcatgactgctcatgtatagcttatattgaattgcttgattttgggggaggggggaagggagaagggagggaggaagagaatttggaacacaaagtttaaaaaaatctgtgtcaaaatttgtatttacatgtaatttgggaaaataaaaaatgggagaaatgattgacaaaatacattttaaaaaattaatacagagagagaatggaatggaTTCCTCTGCctttgaggtcttcaagcaaaagttaGAGACCATTTGATGGATACATCatcatggggattttttttcatgCATGGGTTGGTAGTCTCTGATtctgtgacaccccccccccaaccaaagcTCTTTCCATGTCAGGGCACTgcttttcctattattttttaatatcttttactTCTAGGTTATTCACTGACAAACGTTAGGTAGTCCAGTGCTACTAGCTAGGATAAGGAAGGGGTTGGATTCAATCAATTCTGTGACAAAGGAATGTGACTTCAGTCATGGCAGAAGCTCCTGGATGAATTACTCAGAGATGGACAGCTGCCCCAGTGAGGCTTAAAAAAGAAGGAGGTTCTGGAAATGAGGGTGAGTGTGACAAGCCATTTCTAGAATTGCAGAAGGATTACATTTTGTTGAGGAGATAATTGTGATCTCAGAGTCCAGGAATGTCCCCCACTTCCTCTGGGTAGGACTCCCCAGCCCTATAAAGGTGCTCTTGTTGACACCATAACCATCTACTGACCACTTGGTTATTCATCTGTGGTGAGTCTGAGACTCTTCAGGGCTAATCCTGGCCCTGGAATTTCTTTTGGAGGCTGAAAGTCAATAGAGGTGGTTTGGTGGAGCAGAGAGAATTCTGGCCTGGGaatcagaagtcctgagttctgAGTTCTAGTCCCTTTGGTGTTAAATGCTCCTTCTTCTGTAAAAGAAGAGTTTTGGACTGTTGGTGAACTTGAAGGTCCTTTCTGCTTACACATTGTACTATGctatgaaataataaaagttgaTAATTTCATACTAAATACCTGAGATTTCATCAAGGTCAGTTTTGAATTTTCTTAATTGCCACTAAAATGATCAATACCGTTTAAAATCCATTGTCAGAAATGATGAGACTTGAATATAAATCTTAGCTTGTTACTTTTTGCCTTAGTCtcaatttttcatctttaaaatgaagataatatgtAAAGTCTCATTTAGCCCTGACATCAGAGtaatccaaactccttattttctttttgacctctaagatccttcctaaaatggaaaTTCTATGGTATTTAGTATAGAGGCAGCATGCATGGCTGCAATCAGAATCAGAAGACCAGACTCAGATTTATTAATTGCAAGAACTCTGGTAAGTtaccagacctcagtttcttcacttgtaaaaaggagttagattagatgacctctaaaattaaGCTTTAAGCTCTGTGATCAAGTGAGGATCCAAGTGTTTAATTTTCAGAGTGGTGGAAATAAGGAAGGGAGAGtactgggcagagccaagatggcagagaggaatcagcaagctgcctgagctctccttctgttccctcaaaaagaacattaaatcaagcctctggatggattctgaaactacagaacctgcaaagagacagagagacaaagtcttccaaccagaaataatttagGAAATAAGGGAAGGGTTGTTGAAGGGGGTTAGGGATAGGCTGTTTTGCTTGGCTTTCATGTGAGTGGTCTTTGAATCTActttgtaaaggaaaataaagagtcAGGAGAATCTAAGAAGGGTCTTCAACAAAAGGATGCTGTGTAATGTGTTAGAACCTTACTTGCTTCATCCTTCTATAATGGAATCCAATTGCTGGGCAATGCCAGAGGCTACCATGTTCACTCAGGAGCTTGTGGCACCTCCGTCAACATGGTAGTCTCTTGCATTGTTCAAGCATAGCTTCTGGTATATCTTCCCCCCAGGTTTTAATCAGGACCCAATAgttgtggtgatggtggtgcTAATGATGAAGTGGATTTATCACAAGATTAATTGGAATTTCAGGAACTTTATTTATCACAAGATTAGTCAGAATTTCAGGaacttttgtcctttcccctcaaACTTTTATTCATACTCACAGACAATTCATAAAACTATGCTCATCAACATTTATTTGTAGTAATAAATTACTGAGCTGGGAATAACTCTCCAGATCACTTGTTCCAGCccacttatttttcagatgatgacACAGGTCCAGAGAAACTTTTCCCTCTAAGGTTACCTCTCATTAACTTTCCATGTTTCTTATAAGAACCGATCTACACATTCCCTCCTCTAATAGAATGTGAACTCCGTGAGGGCATGAGCAgtgattttacctttctttgtatccccagtgtttaattGCATTATGTGTGGTAAATAGTAATTCCTTActcaatacttgttgattgattgattgacccagATTCAGTCTTCTAACTTCCAAAccattgtttcttcctttctacctaCTCTAACACAAGGGTCTCATCACCCCTTGTTATATGGCATAGGTTGTCATCATGGGGCCAGGGTTCCTAAAGTAGCTggaaaatgaactaaagaaagaATTAACTCTAGAGACCAATGAGTAGATAAGTAGTTGAAGTGGAAGGTAGGGGAAACCTGGAATCAGGgtaacaataattaaaaaaaaaatctttccaataTCCACAGTATCCTTGATCTGAAGACTCCCTCCAACCTGTCCATGCCCCAAACAGTGGTCTTTATGAGTTTCTTTGGCCGTATCACCTGCTGAGCAAGCTAATTTTAACTTAGCTTTAAATTGTGTACTGCTTGTTCTGAATTAGAATGCTTTCTATTTAAGAAAGGCCTCTGAGACCCCAGGTTACTCTTCTGTTGTGATGAGATGTTGGAAGATGATGTGAGTTGAGGAATTATAGCAACAGCTCAGAGTGATAAAGCCCTTTACAGTTTATAGGGAGCTTTCGTCATATAATAGCATAGGTATGCAAATAGAATATTCTTCTttagtttattttaaagatgagaaaagaagcacctagatggcacagcaggtagaacaccaggcctagagtcaggaagactcatcttcctagttcaaattcagcctcagacacttatgagttctctgaccctgggcaagtcactgaaccctgtttgcctcagtttcctcatctgtataattctttttgttttggtttggtttttttgtggggcaatgagggttaagtgacttgcccagggtcacacagatagtaagtgtcaagagtctgaggccagatttgaactcaggtcctcttgaatctagggctgtactttatccattgcaccacctagctgccctcctcatctgtaaaaggatctggagaaggaaatggcaaactgttccagtatctttgccaagaaaacccccaaatggagtcatgaccAGTTGAATACAACTGAAACTATTGCACAATGACAAGAAATGggaaggctcagagaggttaaatgatttgcatagGTCATAGAACTAATGAAAGTTTCATCCAAAATTTGAAAGTCGCTTCTCTCCCTCCCGGTGTTCTGGTTATTTTGTTACCCCTAAATTAGCCCAAGAGCCTTCAAAGATTATGATCTAGCTCAATAGGAAGACTCAGGACTCCCTAGTCTTGGAATTTCCTGCCTGCTAACAGTGTCTTATGTTTCTTTCAGATACCCAGAGATCCAGGAAAGATGTCCTACCAGAATCAGCAACAGTACAAACAGCCTTGCCAGCTACCTCCCAATTGGCTACAGCCTTGCCAGCCCAAGTGTCCAGAGCCATGTCCTCCAAAATGCCCAGAGCCATGCCCTCCTAGATTCCTAGAGCCATGCCCTCCTAGGTTCCTAGAGACATGCCCTCCTAGGTGCCCTGAACCATGCCCTCCTAGGTTCTTAGAGCCATGCCCTCCTAGGTTCCTAGAGCCATGCCCTCCTAGGTGCCCTGAACCATGCCCTCCTAGGTTCTTAGAGCCATGCCCTCCTAGGTGCCGTGATTTATGCCCTCCTAGGTGCCCTGAGCCATGTCCTCCTAGGTGCCCTGAACAATGCCCTCCTCGGTGCCTAGAGCCATGCCCTCCTAGGTGCCTAGAGACTTGTCCTCCTAGGTGCCCTGAACCATGTCCTCCTAGGTGCCCTCAGCCAAGCCCTCCTCGGTGCCTAGAACCATGCCCTCCTAGATGCCTAGAACCATGCCCTCCTAGGTGCCTAGAACCTTGCCCTCCTAGGTGTCCTGAACCATGCCCTCTTAGGTGCCTAGAACCATGCCCTCCTAGGTGCCCAGAGACATACCCTCCTAGGTGCCCTGAACCATGCCCTCTTAGGTGCCTAGAGACATGCCCTCCTAGGTGTCCTGAGCCATGCCCTCTTAGGTGCCTTGACTTATGTCCTCCTAGGTGCCCAGAGCCATGCCCTCCTCGGTGCCCTGAACCATACTCTCCTAGGTGCCCAGAACCATGTCCTTCTAGGTGTCTTGAGCCATGCCCTTCTAGGTGCCTTGAACCATGCCCTCCTAGGTGCCCAGAGCCATGCCCTCCTAGGTGCCCAGAGCCATGCCCTCCTAGGTGCCTAGAGCCATGCCCTCCTAGGTGCCCAGAGCCATGCCCTCCTAGGTGCCTTGAACCATTTCCTCCTAGGTGCCCTGAGCCATGCCCTCCTAGGTGCCCTGAGCCATGCCCTCCTAGGTGCCCTGAGCCATGCCCTCCTTGGTGCCCTGAACCATACACTCCTAAGTGCCGAGAGCCATGCCCTCCTAGGTGCCTTGAACCATGCCCTCCTAGGTGCCTTGAACCATGCCCTCCTAGGTGCCTTGAACCATGCCCTCCTAGGTGCCCAGAGCCATCTCCTCCTAGGTGCTCTGAACCATACCCTCCTAGGTGCCCTGAACCATGCCCACCACAACAGTGCCAGCAGAAATATCCCCCATGCCCTTCACCTTGCCAGCAGCAATTCCCACTCAAGAGGAAGTAGCAGTGCCAGATGCTAGCAGAACCATGAAACTAGGAGCTTGAGCATCCCTGTGGAGGCTTAGGCTCCATCATCCTCTCTCTGCTCCTCTATACCTCTCTACCCTAAATCTGCCCTGGATGGGATGAAATCCCTGGGAGAAACACCTTTGTTCCTGGAGCTGCAGTCCTTTCAGAAACAAGACCTCCGACGATCTCCCATTTCCCACCTCCGTTTCCACACCTCCTGGATAAAAGACAGCAGAGAAAGCACTAGCCTACTCCATGGCAGGCTTCCTGGAACCTCAATGAAAGAACAACCCTGAGGAACCAGACTTCTTGGTTCCCTGTTCTCTACACGAGCTCTCCTGTGTGCTGTAAACTGGGTGGTGATTTCCATCCCCTGCGATATTGAAACTCTCCTTCCACCACCTTCCACTACCCCCCAAATAAAGCCTCTGTTTCATGGTGAGACCTGAAttgtttttctcctcccttttcagcCTCATTTGTCAGGCATTCAGCCTTTTCCAGATGAGGGgttttcatccatttttttcaCAGATCTAGACTCTTATCATTGGGCATAACAATCAGATCACTTTTgtatcatatttcttgacttCCCAAGTGCCTTTATATCCCCTGTTATCTCTTTTTTCCTGAAAAAGACTCTCTGAGATGAGCAGGGCTGGGATTGTCATCTTCATTTGTCTGAAGGCATTATGggattatatgacttgcccaaggtcacacaatgggGAAACTGTTCATGTGGTATGCAAATCTTGTGGAagctgaatgaagattgaaccatactgtttctactcattttttctttttgagggttttccccttttgttctggttcttctttcacaacatgactaatgcaaaaaataaaataaaataaagtttagttCTCCCTATATCCATTAGACTGGAAGTGCAGGGCCCCAGTGGCCCAATTCCACTTTGATGGATGCTCGAGCTTCAACCTATTCTGTGACTTGGGCTGCTTTGCTTCTCCCTAGACAAACAGCCATATTACAGCAAAAAGTGCAACAGCCCTTACCTTTAAGGAGCTGATATTCTATAATCAGTGGTGCCCATTCTACCTCcacactatctctttttttttttttttttgcagagcaatgagggttaagtgactttcccaaggtcacacagctagtaagtgtcaagtgtctgaggctggatttgaactcaggtcctcctgaatccagggctggtgcattatccactgtgccacctagctgccccccacactatTTCTTGAATCAGCTCCTCTCTTTCCATTCCCTCTGCTATCACCCTAGGTCCAGACTCATCACTCTGCCCATCACATCATAAAAGTACCATCTAACTGCCAGCCTCTTCTTCCTCCAGTCCATCTTTCACAATACCTCTAGATGAATCTGCCATATGTACATCTCCATTCATAGTCTTCCCCTACACTAAAACCCTCTTTGGCTCCCCATTTACTGTTGAATGAAGTACAGACCTGttagtttattttgttgtttttttaaaatgtattttaattatttttccaattacatgtaaagatatattttttgagttccagatttttctcccaccttcccttccctccctcctcctgagtccagcaagcaatttgatataggttatacattacaatcatgttaaatatatttccactttagtcatgttgtaagagaagaatcagaacaaaaggggaaaaaacacaagaaagaataaacaagaacaataagaaaaaagtaataaaaatgaaaatagtttgcttcaatctacattcagctacatagttcttttcctgaatgtggagagcattttccaccataagccttttggcattgtctttgatcattgcattgctgagaagagttaagtctatcacagttgatgacacaatgttgttgatactgtgtacaatgtcctcttggttctgctcattcacttagaatcaactcatgtaagtctttccaggttttttgaaatcttcctgcttgtcatttcttactatacaatagtattccattacattcatataccacaacttgtttagccattccccaactgatgggcatcccctcaatttttaattctttgctaccacagaaagagcaattataaatatttttgtatatgtaggtcctttcccttttttatgatccctttgggatatagacctagtaatggtattgctgggtcaaagggtatgcacaattttatagccttttgggcatggttccaaattgctctacagaatggttgaatcagtttacaactccaccaacagtgcattagtgttccaattttcccacatcttcttcaacatttatcatttctcttttttttttgtcatattagccaagtgaataggtgtgaggtagttttaaatttgcatttctctaatcagtagtgattgggaacatttttttcatatggctgtagatagctttaatttcgtcatctgaaaactgcctattcatatcctttgatcatttctcaatagaatggcttttattcttgtatatttgactcagttctccatatattttagatatgaggcctttatcagaaacactgtctgtaaaaattgtttcccagctttctgctttccttctaatcttgtttgcattggtttgtttgtgcaaaacctttttaatttaatgtagtcaaaatgatccactctgcattttggttttttgttcactctgcattttgtaatgttctctatttcattataaattcttcccctctccatagatctgacaagtaaattattccttccttttctaatttgcctatggtatcaccctttatgtctatatcttgtgcccattttgactttactttggtgtatggtattgtgagtgagattttccccaccccttagttataagagatttaaagtgatttaatgatgataataatcagcatattaacttaaaattgtgatttattatatttagatatcttattttaattgtatcagtagattaagtttcttttcttactacttaataatgtcagatgatactttccaatgtcaagcatttagtaatatcagaagatacaatagtcagcaatactatattctAGAAACTACGGGTGTtatgcttgactcaagggggtcatgcagctcacTAGTGATATGCTTGACTAGAAGGGGTCATGCAGCAgaattatgaccctgttgccacaagaagactgataagagtattggaagatgctgacatttgtcacataggcagtttcaatatttcctaagaaaattctttaattttagatacttttaattCATATGGTATAGAAGCATTCATGCTCTGTAGGGGCATACAAATCCATTGATTCTTTAACTCAAGGTCCTTCGGGTCCAACCCCtgactgaccagctttattgtgaga is part of the Dromiciops gliroides isolate mDroGli1 chromosome 4, mDroGli1.pri, whole genome shotgun sequence genome and encodes:
- the LOC122726298 gene encoding small proline-rich protein 2A-like; amino-acid sequence: MSYQNQQQYKQPCQLPPNWLQPCQPKCPEPCPPKCPEPCPPRFLEPCPPRCPEPCPPQQCQQKYPPCPSPCQQQFPLKRK